The following coding sequences are from one Lycium ferocissimum isolate CSIRO_LF1 chromosome 3, AGI_CSIRO_Lferr_CH_V1, whole genome shotgun sequence window:
- the LOC132050222 gene encoding uncharacterized protein LOC132050222 isoform X5: MMAENPNCTVYVGNLDERVSDRVLYDILIQAGRVVDLYIPRDKETDKPKGFAFAKYETEEIAGYAVKLFSGLVTLYNRTLKFAISGQDKPSNNSPMAILPTLNIPSRPRPHPVPYNDKEISPNSVRLSTSCRFSEQQTSHTQGTNSSF; this comes from the exons ATGATGGCTGAGAACCCTAATTGCACTGTTTATGTTG GGAATTTGGATGAGAGAGTAAGCGATCGTGTATTATATGACATTCTAATTCAAGCAGGTCGTGTTGTTGACTTGTACATTCCTCGTGACAAGGAAACTGATAAGCCTAAAGGTTTTGCCTTTGCTAAATATGAGACGGAAGAGATAGCAGGCTATGCTGTGAAGCTTTTCTCTGGTTTAGTGACACTCTACAATAGAACATTAAAATTTGCA ATTTCTGGGCAAGACAAGCCCTCTAATAACTCTCCAATGGCAATACTGCCGACCTTAAATATTCCCTCTAGACCAAGGCCTCATCCTGTACCTTATAATGATAAGGAAATTTCACCAAATTCTGTGAGGCTGTCAACTTCATGCCGGTTTTCAGAGCAACAAACGAGTCACACACAAG
- the LOC132050222 gene encoding uncharacterized protein LOC132050222 isoform X1, producing MMAENPNCTVYVGNLDERVSDRVLYDILIQAGRVVDLYIPRDKETDKPKGFAFAKYETEEIAGYAVKLFSGLVTLYNRTLKFAISGQDKPSNNSPMAILPTLNIPSRPRPHPVPYNDKEISPNSVRLSTSCRFSEQQTSHTQVPVPPGVSVNQSNGYRSPYNGYRSHYDGNNYDYSRRVLGAALDSITPSRLGGYDTRNPTSYYP from the exons ATGATGGCTGAGAACCCTAATTGCACTGTTTATGTTG GGAATTTGGATGAGAGAGTAAGCGATCGTGTATTATATGACATTCTAATTCAAGCAGGTCGTGTTGTTGACTTGTACATTCCTCGTGACAAGGAAACTGATAAGCCTAAAGGTTTTGCCTTTGCTAAATATGAGACGGAAGAGATAGCAGGCTATGCTGTGAAGCTTTTCTCTGGTTTAGTGACACTCTACAATAGAACATTAAAATTTGCA ATTTCTGGGCAAGACAAGCCCTCTAATAACTCTCCAATGGCAATACTGCCGACCTTAAATATTCCCTCTAGACCAAGGCCTCATCCTGTACCTTATAATGATAAGGAAATTTCACCAAATTCTGTGAGGCTGTCAACTTCATGCCGGTTTTCAGAGCAACAAACGAGTCACACACAAG TTCCAGTTCCCCCTGGTGTTTCAGTAAACCAATCTAATGGGTATAGATCGCCTTACAATGGATATAGATCACATTATGATGGCAACAATTATGATTACAGTCGAAGAGTACTTGGGGCAGCTTTGGATAGTATAACACCCTCTAGGTTGGGCGGATATGATACCCGTAACCCCACCAGTTATTACCCGTAA
- the LOC132050222 gene encoding uncharacterized protein LOC132050222 isoform X4: protein MMAENPNCTVYVGNLDERVSDRVLYDILIQAGRVVDLYIPRDKETDKPKGFAFAKYETEEIAGYAVKLFSGLVTLYNRTLKFAISGQDKPSNNSPMAILPTLNIPSRPRPHPVPYNDKEISPNSVRLSTSCRFSEQQTSHTQGMPVCSIDKKLRDPLS, encoded by the exons ATGATGGCTGAGAACCCTAATTGCACTGTTTATGTTG GGAATTTGGATGAGAGAGTAAGCGATCGTGTATTATATGACATTCTAATTCAAGCAGGTCGTGTTGTTGACTTGTACATTCCTCGTGACAAGGAAACTGATAAGCCTAAAGGTTTTGCCTTTGCTAAATATGAGACGGAAGAGATAGCAGGCTATGCTGTGAAGCTTTTCTCTGGTTTAGTGACACTCTACAATAGAACATTAAAATTTGCA ATTTCTGGGCAAGACAAGCCCTCTAATAACTCTCCAATGGCAATACTGCCGACCTTAAATATTCCCTCTAGACCAAGGCCTCATCCTGTACCTTATAATGATAAGGAAATTTCACCAAATTCTGTGAGGCTGTCAACTTCATGCCGGTTTTCAGAGCAACAAACGAGTCACACACAAG
- the LOC132050222 gene encoding uncharacterized protein LOC132050222 isoform X3, with protein MMAENPNCTVYVGNLDERVSDRVLYDILIQAGRVVDLYIPRDKETDKPKGFAFAKYETEEIAGYAVKLFSGLVTLYNRTLKFAISGQDKPSNNSPMAILPTLNIPSRPRPHPVPYNDKEISPNSVRLSTSCRFSEQQTSHTQGTRRQPNFFSFLFPHFS; from the exons ATGATGGCTGAGAACCCTAATTGCACTGTTTATGTTG GGAATTTGGATGAGAGAGTAAGCGATCGTGTATTATATGACATTCTAATTCAAGCAGGTCGTGTTGTTGACTTGTACATTCCTCGTGACAAGGAAACTGATAAGCCTAAAGGTTTTGCCTTTGCTAAATATGAGACGGAAGAGATAGCAGGCTATGCTGTGAAGCTTTTCTCTGGTTTAGTGACACTCTACAATAGAACATTAAAATTTGCA ATTTCTGGGCAAGACAAGCCCTCTAATAACTCTCCAATGGCAATACTGCCGACCTTAAATATTCCCTCTAGACCAAGGCCTCATCCTGTACCTTATAATGATAAGGAAATTTCACCAAATTCTGTGAGGCTGTCAACTTCATGCCGGTTTTCAGAGCAACAAACGAGTCACACACAAG GAACTAGAAGGcagcccaattttttttcctttcttttccctc